A window of the Bacillus andreraoultii genome harbors these coding sequences:
- a CDS encoding acyl-CoA dehydrogenase, translated as MEFTFTEEHIMLQKVVKEFAEKEISPFVPKMEEGQFPRQIIKKLGSLGFMGIPVPSVYGGAGMDFTSYILTIHEISKVSATVGGILSVHTSVGTNPILYFGTEEQRQKYVPKLASGEYLGAFCLTEPGAGSDARSLATKAVKDGNDYIINGSKVFITNGGEADIYIVFAKTDPDRGLDGITAFIVEKDTPGLIIGKNERKLGLHGSKTVQIMFDQLRISDKNRLGQVGEGYKIAMANLDTGRIGIAAQALGIAEGAFIRAVNYAKEREQFGKPIIHHQGIRFKLADMATSIEAAKLLVYRAAYLKERQGKCSKEASMAKMFASNTAMKVTTDVIQIFGGYGYTEEGEVERFFRDAKVTQIYEGTNEIQKMVIAKHL; from the coding sequence GTGGAATTTACTTTTACAGAAGAACATATCATGCTCCAAAAGGTTGTGAAGGAATTTGCCGAAAAAGAAATCTCTCCATTTGTACCTAAAATGGAAGAAGGTCAATTTCCACGGCAAATTATTAAGAAATTAGGTTCGTTAGGTTTCATGGGAATTCCAGTTCCATCTGTTTATGGTGGTGCTGGTATGGACTTTACATCTTATATTTTAACGATTCACGAAATCTCAAAAGTAAGTGCAACCGTGGGGGGTATTTTATCTGTGCACACATCAGTAGGGACAAATCCAATTCTCTATTTCGGGACAGAAGAGCAAAGGCAAAAGTATGTTCCGAAATTAGCAAGTGGAGAATATCTTGGGGCTTTCTGTCTAACCGAACCAGGGGCAGGCTCGGATGCTCGGAGTCTAGCAACAAAGGCTGTTAAAGATGGCAATGATTATATTATAAATGGCAGTAAAGTATTCATTACAAATGGTGGAGAAGCAGACATTTATATTGTCTTTGCTAAAACAGATCCCGATCGTGGGCTGGACGGAATTACAGCGTTTATTGTTGAAAAAGACACACCGGGTTTAATAATTGGAAAAAATGAAAGGAAGCTGGGTTTACATGGTTCAAAGACGGTTCAAATCATGTTTGATCAACTCCGCATATCAGACAAGAACCGCCTCGGACAAGTTGGAGAAGGGTATAAAATTGCTATGGCTAACCTTGATACGGGTCGAATTGGAATTGCAGCTCAAGCTTTAGGCATTGCAGAAGGTGCTTTTATTCGGGCAGTAAATTATGCGAAGGAACGTGAGCAGTTTGGAAAACCAATCATTCATCATCAAGGCATTCGTTTTAAACTAGCAGATATGGCAACGAGTATTGAAGCGGCAAAACTATTAGTCTATCGCGCTGCTTATCTAAAAGAGAGACAGGGAAAATGTTCAAAAGAGGCATCGATGGCGAAAATGTTTGCTTCTAATACTGCAATGAAAGTCACAACCGATGTGATTCAAATTTTTGGTGGCTACGGTTATACAGAAGAAGGGGAAGTGGAACGATTCTTTCGTGATGCAAAAGTAACTCAAATTTATGAAGGTACAAATGAGATACAGAAGATGGTCATCGCAAAGCACCTTTAA
- a CDS encoding MBL fold metallo-hydrolase gives MIVINEYNGVTCVEGKVVRTGRKIGTVYVFLVDGMLIDTGPQCLLEDFIPFYEQHSFDLVSLTHSHEDHSGCGSWIKKNKNVPIYVHEKGIQFCRQGATYPLYRQMTWGSKEPFQPIAIGEKIQSRTLEWEVIYTPGHADDHVAFFNSETGKIFTGDLFVSPWTKVIMASESIQVIMNSIRHLLTYDFECMFCSHAGYVKDGRKRLEQKLDYLEDISSKTLQLYKNGFTIEEINNQLFPKKYPIIEFSKGEWDSLHIITSIINEAEIKR, from the coding sequence ATGATAGTAATCAATGAATACAATGGCGTTACTTGTGTTGAAGGGAAGGTCGTTCGCACTGGTCGAAAAATAGGTACCGTATATGTCTTTTTAGTTGACGGAATGCTAATTGATACAGGTCCACAATGTTTGCTCGAAGACTTCATTCCTTTTTATGAACAACATTCCTTTGATCTCGTTTCACTTACGCATAGTCATGAAGATCATAGTGGATGTGGATCGTGGATTAAGAAAAATAAAAATGTACCTATTTACGTTCATGAAAAAGGGATTCAATTTTGTAGACAGGGTGCAACATATCCATTGTATCGCCAAATGACTTGGGGGAGTAAAGAACCTTTTCAACCAATTGCAATCGGTGAAAAAATTCAATCTAGAACATTAGAATGGGAAGTGATTTATACACCAGGTCACGCGGATGACCATGTTGCCTTTTTCAATAGTGAAACAGGAAAAATATTTACCGGTGATTTGTTTGTATCGCCGTGGACAAAAGTGATTATGGCAAGTGAGTCGATCCAAGTAATAATGAACTCCATTCGCCATTTATTAACATATGATTTTGAATGCATGTTTTGTAGCCATGCGGGGTATGTCAAGGATGGGCGAAAAAGATTAGAACAGAAACTTGACTATTTAGAAGACATCTCAAGTAAGACGCTGCAACTATATAAAAATGGTTTTACAATTGAAGAAATTAACAATCAACTGTTTCCAAAAAAATACCCAATTATTGAATTTTCAAAGGGAGAATGGGATTCATTACACATCATTACATCTATCATTAATGAAGCAGAAATAAAACGATAA
- the icmF gene encoding fused isobutyryl-CoA mutase/GTPase IcmF gives METKVYQAKHPIRFVTASSLFDGHDATINIMRRILQASGAEVIHLGHNRSVEEIVFAAIQEDVQGIAVSSYQGGHMEFFKYMYDLLQEKGAGHIKIFGGGGGVILPKEAQELHEYGIARIFSPEDGRHHGLQGMINLMLEQCDFSTITDLSNQMTKLENNPDPYTIAKFITMAEYLADKKHRTDEVATSLETVLKKVKDVERCVPVLGITGTGGAGKSSLTDELVRRFLNEFPNKKLAILSVDPTKQKTGGALLGDRIRMNSIFSPRVYMRSLATRRSKSELSLAIRDALSVVKAADFDLVIIETSGIGQGDAEVRDISDVALYVMTSEFGAPSQLEKIDMIDFADLIAINKFEKKGSEDAKRLVQKQFQRSHERFHEQYENMPVYGTIASQFNDPGTNALFAAIIEKLNEVLHLGWHTSYSKDELVEKHDIIIPNRRRYYLREIVDTVRNYHQYVEEQVNLARKLFQIEGALETAKIKDEKGVVIPSLETWKAEITKSLDDKSLNVIQSWEETKDKYAKDKFVTKIRDKEIATQLKTKTLSGLLIPKVSLPKYKDYGEVLRWVYKENVPGAFPFTAGVFPFKRKEEDPKRQFAGEGTPERTNKRFHYLSKDDPAKRLSTAFDSVTLYGEDPDYRPDIYGKVGESGVSVCTLDDMKKLYAGFDLCHPLTSVSMTINGPAPIILAMFMNTAISQQVEQKEKELGRPLTEAEYEDVKAYTLSTVRGTVQADILKEDQGQNTCIFSTEFALRMMGDIQQYFIDHRIRNYYSVSISGYHIAEAGANPITQLAFTLANGFTYVEYYLSRGMHIDDFAPNLSFFFSNGLDPEYSVIGRVARRIWAIVMKEKYGANERSQKLKYHVQTSGRSLHAQEIDFNDIRTTLQALMAIYDNCNSLHTNAYDEAITTPTEESVRRAMAIQMIITKEYGLAKNENPLQGSFIIEELTDLVEEAVLQEFERINDRGGVLGAMESQYQRGKIQDESMYYEMLKHTGELPIIGVNTYINPNPPKEDEINNMEVARATKEEKELQITNLNEFKEKNKDKIDEALQKLKNVALSGGNIFAELMETVKVASLGQITNALYEVGGQYRRNV, from the coding sequence ATGGAGACGAAGGTTTATCAAGCAAAACATCCGATTCGTTTTGTAACAGCATCTAGTCTTTTCGATGGACATGACGCAACTATAAACATTATGCGTCGAATTTTACAGGCAAGTGGTGCTGAAGTCATCCATTTAGGTCATAATCGTTCTGTTGAGGAAATTGTTTTTGCTGCTATTCAAGAGGACGTCCAAGGGATTGCTGTATCTTCCTATCAAGGTGGTCATATGGAATTTTTTAAGTATATGTATGATCTCCTACAAGAGAAAGGCGCCGGTCATATAAAAATATTCGGTGGAGGAGGAGGAGTTATTCTACCGAAAGAGGCACAGGAACTCCATGAATATGGTATTGCACGTATTTTTTCTCCAGAGGATGGTAGACATCATGGCTTACAAGGTATGATTAACTTGATGCTTGAACAATGCGATTTTTCAACCATTACAGATCTATCGAATCAAATGACAAAGTTGGAAAATAACCCAGATCCATACACAATCGCGAAGTTTATTACGATGGCCGAGTATTTAGCAGATAAAAAACACCGAACGGATGAAGTCGCAACAAGTCTTGAAACGGTTTTAAAAAAGGTAAAGGATGTTGAAAGATGCGTTCCTGTTCTCGGTATTACAGGTACAGGTGGGGCCGGGAAAAGCTCATTAACAGACGAGTTAGTGCGTCGTTTTCTAAATGAGTTTCCAAATAAAAAATTAGCCATTTTATCAGTGGACCCGACAAAACAGAAAACTGGCGGGGCGCTTCTAGGTGACCGCATTCGGATGAATTCTATCTTTTCCCCACGTGTTTATATGCGTTCCCTTGCTACCCGCCGTTCAAAAAGTGAATTATCGCTTGCAATTAGAGATGCATTATCAGTTGTTAAAGCTGCAGATTTTGACCTTGTTATTATAGAGACGAGTGGAATTGGTCAAGGTGATGCGGAAGTTCGCGACATTAGTGATGTGGCTTTATATGTAATGACAAGTGAATTCGGAGCACCATCCCAACTAGAAAAAATTGACATGATTGATTTTGCCGATCTTATTGCGATTAATAAGTTTGAGAAAAAAGGTTCAGAAGATGCAAAACGACTTGTACAAAAACAATTCCAACGTAGCCATGAACGATTCCATGAACAATATGAAAATATGCCTGTATATGGAACAATTGCAAGTCAGTTTAATGACCCTGGTACGAATGCACTGTTTGCTGCAATCATTGAAAAATTAAATGAAGTTCTCCATCTAGGCTGGCACACATCTTATTCAAAAGATGAACTTGTTGAAAAACACGATATAATCATTCCGAATCGAAGAAGGTACTATTTAAGAGAAATTGTTGACACGGTAAGAAATTATCATCAATATGTCGAGGAGCAAGTAAATCTAGCGCGAAAACTATTCCAAATAGAAGGTGCACTGGAAACTGCAAAAATAAAAGATGAAAAGGGTGTTGTGATTCCGTCACTAGAGACATGGAAAGCTGAAATTACGAAATCTCTAGATGATAAGTCCTTAAATGTTATTCAATCATGGGAGGAAACAAAAGATAAATATGCAAAAGATAAGTTTGTTACAAAAATCCGTGATAAAGAAATCGCAACACAATTAAAAACAAAAACATTGTCAGGGCTCCTTATTCCGAAAGTATCTTTACCGAAATATAAAGATTATGGGGAGGTCTTGCGTTGGGTCTATAAAGAAAATGTACCTGGTGCTTTTCCGTTTACTGCTGGAGTTTTTCCATTCAAAAGAAAGGAAGAAGATCCAAAACGGCAATTTGCCGGCGAAGGGACACCGGAGCGGACAAATAAACGGTTTCATTATTTGTCAAAGGATGATCCAGCAAAACGTTTAAGTACCGCTTTTGATTCTGTAACATTGTACGGGGAAGACCCAGATTACCGACCAGACATTTATGGGAAAGTTGGTGAAAGCGGTGTCAGCGTTTGTACATTAGATGATATGAAAAAATTATACGCAGGTTTTGACCTTTGTCATCCATTAACATCGGTATCGATGACAATAAATGGTCCTGCTCCAATTATTTTGGCGATGTTTATGAATACAGCGATTAGTCAACAAGTTGAACAAAAAGAAAAAGAGTTAGGTCGACCATTAACAGAAGCAGAATATGAGGATGTTAAAGCATATACATTATCAACTGTTCGTGGTACGGTACAAGCGGATATTTTAAAAGAAGATCAAGGTCAAAATACATGTATTTTTTCCACCGAATTTGCTTTACGAATGATGGGTGATATTCAGCAATATTTTATTGATCATCGGATTCGGAACTACTATTCTGTGTCAATTTCTGGGTATCATATCGCAGAAGCAGGGGCGAATCCAATTACACAATTAGCCTTTACGTTAGCAAATGGTTTTACGTATGTTGAATATTATTTAAGTCGTGGCATGCACATTGACGACTTTGCACCAAACTTATCCTTCTTTTTCTCTAATGGTTTAGATCCGGAGTATAGTGTCATTGGCCGGGTGGCAAGGAGAATATGGGCCATCGTCATGAAAGAAAAATATGGAGCAAATGAGCGTAGTCAAAAATTAAAATATCACGTGCAAACCTCTGGGCGTTCATTACATGCGCAAGAAATAGATTTTAATGATATTCGGACGACATTACAAGCTTTAATGGCCATCTATGATAATTGCAATTCGTTGCATACAAATGCGTACGATGAAGCCATTACAACACCAACAGAAGAATCCGTACGTCGGGCGATGGCTATCCAAATGATCATTACAAAAGAATATGGATTAGCAAAAAATGAAAACCCATTACAAGGATCATTTATTATTGAAGAATTAACAGACCTTGTTGAGGAAGCGGTACTGCAAGAGTTTGAACGAATCAATGATCGTGGCGGCGTTCTCGGGGCAATGGAAAGCCAATACCAAAGAGGGAAAATTCAAGATGAGTCCATGTATTATGAAATGTTAAAGCATACGGGAGAACTCCCTATTATTGGAGTAAATACGTATATCAATCCAAACCCACCAAAAGAAGATGAGATTAATAATATGGAAGTAGCAAGAGCAACAAAAGAAGAGAAGGAATTACAAATTACTAACTTAAATGAGTTTAAAGAAAAGAATAAAGATAAAATCGATGAAGCACTACAAAAGTTAAAAAATGTTGCACTATCAGGCGGTAATATTTTTGCTGAATTAATGGAAACAGTGAAAGTAGCAAGTCTCGGTCAAATTACAAATGCCCTCTATGAAGTCGGAGGCCAATATAGAAGAAATGTGTAA
- the rpoE gene encoding DNA-directed RNA polymerase subunit delta: protein MSIEQLPKEELQEMSMLEIAYELLLEKNQPMHLNDLVDEIAKLLGSTKDEVAANIAQFYTDLNVDGRFLNIGGNTWGYKGWYPVEQFEDDVVPTVRVKKKKAKVAELEEDFDEIEDEDLEYEDLDEFVDDFDGDEEEEEEEELEEDLEGLEEFDEDLVDDEEEEELLIDEEFEEDELDIEEDDEYIDEENEDDR from the coding sequence GTGAGTATCGAACAATTACCAAAAGAAGAATTGCAAGAAATGTCAATGCTTGAAATCGCTTATGAATTATTATTAGAAAAAAATCAACCGATGCATTTAAATGATTTAGTCGATGAAATTGCTAAATTACTTGGTTCGACAAAGGATGAAGTTGCAGCGAACATTGCCCAATTTTATACAGATTTAAATGTCGATGGACGTTTTCTAAATATCGGAGGAAATACTTGGGGTTATAAAGGATGGTATCCTGTAGAACAATTTGAAGATGATGTCGTTCCAACCGTCCGTGTGAAGAAGAAAAAAGCTAAGGTTGCTGAACTAGAAGAAGATTTTGATGAGATAGAGGATGAAGATTTAGAGTATGAAGATCTCGACGAGTTCGTTGATGACTTTGACGGAGATGAAGAAGAAGAAGAAGAGGAAGAATTGGAAGAAGACTTAGAAGGTTTAGAAGAATTCGATGAGGATCTTGTCGATGATGAAGAAGAGGAAGAATTATTAATTGACGAAGAATTTGAGGAAGATGAGCTAGATATAGAAGAAGATGATGAATATATTGATGAAGAAAACGAGGATGATCGATAA
- a CDS encoding acyl-CoA dehydrogenase, with product MKFTLSEEHEMIRKMVRDFAENEVAPTAAERDEEERFDRELFDKMAELGLTGIPWPEEYGGIGSDYLAYAIAVEELSRVCASTAVTLSAHTSLASWPIFKFGTEEQKQKYLKPLAQGEKIGAYCLTESGSGSDAGGMTTVARKEGDHYVLNGSKIFITNGGVADIYVVFALTDPESRQKGTTAFIVESHFAGFKVGKKEKKMGIRSSPTTEVIFEDCIVPLENVLGEEGQGFKIAMMTLDGGRNGIAAQAVGIAQGALDAASNYAKERVQFGKPIIANQGVSFKLADMATNIEAARLLTYQAAWLESEGLPYGKASAMAKLFAGDTAMNVTTEAVQVFGGYGYTKEYPVERFMRDAKITQIYEGTQEIQRLVISRMI from the coding sequence ATGAAATTTACATTATCCGAAGAACATGAAATGATTAGAAAAATGGTACGCGATTTTGCAGAGAATGAAGTAGCCCCAACTGCTGCTGAACGAGATGAAGAAGAACGATTTGACCGAGAATTATTCGATAAGATGGCAGAACTTGGGTTAACAGGAATTCCGTGGCCAGAGGAATATGGTGGGATTGGAAGCGATTATTTAGCATATGCCATTGCCGTTGAAGAACTATCCCGTGTTTGTGCATCTACTGCCGTAACCTTATCAGCTCATACATCGCTAGCTAGTTGGCCCATTTTTAAATTTGGTACAGAAGAGCAAAAACAAAAGTACTTAAAACCGTTAGCTCAAGGTGAAAAAATCGGTGCGTACTGTTTAACAGAGTCAGGATCAGGTTCAGATGCAGGCGGAATGACAACAGTTGCTAGAAAAGAAGGAGATCATTACGTCTTAAATGGTTCGAAAATTTTCATCACAAATGGTGGAGTTGCCGATATTTACGTTGTCTTTGCATTAACAGATCCGGAATCAAGACAAAAAGGAACAACTGCATTTATTGTAGAGAGTCATTTTGCTGGCTTTAAAGTTGGGAAAAAAGAAAAGAAAATGGGCATTCGTTCATCCCCAACAACAGAAGTTATTTTTGAAGATTGTATCGTTCCTTTAGAAAACGTATTAGGCGAAGAAGGGCAAGGATTTAAAATTGCCATGATGACGTTAGATGGTGGTCGAAATGGGATTGCGGCTCAAGCTGTTGGTATTGCGCAAGGTGCTTTAGATGCGGCTTCCAATTATGCAAAAGAGCGCGTTCAATTTGGAAAGCCAATTATTGCGAACCAAGGTGTATCTTTTAAACTAGCAGATATGGCAACAAATATTGAGGCAGCTCGACTATTAACATATCAAGCAGCATGGTTAGAATCTGAAGGGTTACCATATGGAAAAGCATCAGCAATGGCAAAATTATTTGCGGGAGATACGGCAATGAATGTGACAACAGAGGCGGTTCAAGTTTTTGGTGGATATGGATATACAAAAGAATATCCAGTGGAACGATTTATGCGTGATGCGAAAATTACGCAAATTTATGAAGGTACCCAAGAGATTCAAAGGCTCGTTATTTCACGAATGATTTAA
- a CDS encoding 3-hydroxybutyryl-CoA dehydrogenase, producing the protein MEVKKVMVVGAGQMGSGIAQVFAEAGYSVILHDINEEAVNKGMANIYHHLTKQVAKGKRQEEEKTTIIDRIERSTTLENAATCDLIIEAAIENLDVKKAIFKELDRLAPPEAILATNTSSLPITEIASVTNRPEKVIGMHFMNPVPIMRLVEVIRGLATNEETYETIFTITEKLNKVPVEVNDFPGFVSNRILIPMINEAIFALYEGVATKEAIDEIMKLGMNHPMGPLTLADMIGLDTCLFIMETLHEGLGDAKYRPCPLLRKYVSAGWLGRKTGRGFYVYK; encoded by the coding sequence ATGGAAGTAAAAAAAGTGATGGTTGTGGGAGCAGGTCAAATGGGTTCAGGAATAGCTCAAGTTTTTGCTGAAGCGGGGTATTCAGTTATTTTACACGATATAAACGAAGAAGCAGTTAACAAAGGAATGGCTAATATTTATCACCATTTAACAAAACAAGTGGCGAAAGGAAAACGGCAAGAAGAGGAAAAAACAACAATCATTGATCGTATTGAACGTTCGACAACGCTTGAAAATGCAGCTACATGTGACTTAATTATTGAGGCAGCCATCGAAAATCTGGATGTGAAGAAAGCAATTTTTAAGGAACTTGATCGGCTGGCACCACCTGAAGCCATCCTTGCGACAAACACATCTTCACTACCAATCACAGAAATTGCCTCTGTTACGAATCGGCCAGAGAAAGTAATTGGTATGCATTTTATGAATCCAGTACCTATTATGCGCTTAGTAGAGGTCATTCGTGGGTTGGCAACAAATGAGGAAACATACGAAACAATTTTTACAATAACAGAAAAACTGAATAAAGTACCTGTTGAGGTGAATGACTTTCCTGGTTTTGTGTCAAATCGAATATTAATTCCAATGATAAATGAAGCGATATTTGCCTTATATGAAGGGGTTGCAACGAAAGAAGCCATTGACGAAATTATGAAACTAGGGATGAACCATCCAATGGGACCACTAACTTTAGCTGACATGATTGGACTTGACACATGCTTGTTTATTATGGAAACACTACATGAGGGGTTAGGTGATGCTAAGTACCGCCCATGTCCACTGTTACGAAAATATGTGAGCGCTGGTTGGTTAGGCAGAAAAACAGGCCGTGGCTTCTATGTATACAAATAA
- a CDS encoding TetR/AcrR family transcriptional regulator produces the protein MTEKQKVHASVKDERLIQIRRAQMVKGAISLFKEKGFHRTTTREIARQAGFSIGTLYEYIRSKEDILYLVCDQIYDEVQQKIQEVLDLEEVTVETIREGIASYFRIIDEMQDEVLVMYQEAKSLSKESLPYVLKKEFQMVAMFEQLIKLYSDNYKLNLKKSEIALLAHNIFVQGQMWGFRRWALRKLYTLDEYTRMQTDVFIQGVQAFARPNGS, from the coding sequence TTGACGGAGAAACAAAAGGTTCATGCTTCTGTGAAAGATGAGCGATTAATTCAAATCCGGAGGGCACAGATGGTGAAAGGGGCAATTTCTCTATTTAAAGAAAAAGGTTTTCATCGCACGACTACGAGAGAAATTGCTCGGCAAGCAGGGTTTAGTATTGGAACATTATATGAATACATTCGCTCGAAGGAAGATATTCTTTATCTCGTTTGTGATCAAATTTATGATGAAGTACAGCAAAAAATTCAAGAAGTACTCGATTTAGAAGAGGTTACTGTGGAAACGATACGGGAAGGAATTGCCTCATACTTTCGAATTATTGATGAAATGCAAGACGAGGTTCTTGTCATGTATCAGGAAGCAAAATCATTATCAAAGGAGTCCCTTCCTTACGTATTAAAGAAGGAATTTCAAATGGTTGCTATGTTCGAACAACTAATCAAGCTTTATAGTGATAACTACAAACTGAACTTAAAAAAGAGTGAAATTGCATTATTAGCACATAACATTTTTGTTCAAGGTCAAATGTGGGGGTTTCGTCGATGGGCGCTAAGAAAGTTATATACGCTTGATGAATATACTCGCATGCAAACAGATGTATTTATTCAAGGGGTCCAGGCATTTGCCCGTCCGAACGGGTCGTGA
- a CDS encoding acetyl-CoA C-acetyltransferase, with amino-acid sequence MVHTVIIDGARTPFGKLNGALSSLTASELGGIAIKGALERSGVKPEEVDHVVLGTVLQGGQGQLPSRQAARQANIPWETSTETINKVCASGMRSVALADLFIRAGEKETIVAGGMESMSNAPYILPKARAGYRMGHDQVIDLMIYDGLTCSFTGVHMGTYGNSTAEELQLSRENQDQWALVSHERACKAIESGILQEEIISVEIPQRKGQPLIVHTDEAPRKDTSLEKLASLKPAFDKNGTVTAGNAPGVNDGACALVLMSEEKAEKEGKKPLAKILANASIAVEAKDFPKTPGLVINQLLQKVGKTVAGIDLFEINEAFSAVTLASAQIAGLNMEKVNVNGGAVALGHPIGASGARIILTLAYELKRRGGGLGIAAICSGGGQGDAILIEVPKQ; translated from the coding sequence ATGGTTCATACAGTAATAATTGACGGTGCTCGTACACCATTTGGAAAATTAAATGGCGCTTTAAGTAGTTTAACAGCTTCAGAATTAGGTGGAATTGCAATTAAAGGTGCGCTAGAGCGATCAGGTGTAAAACCTGAAGAAGTTGACCACGTAGTATTAGGAACAGTGTTACAAGGGGGACAAGGACAATTACCTTCAAGACAGGCTGCACGTCAGGCTAATATCCCTTGGGAAACGAGTACGGAGACAATTAATAAAGTTTGTGCATCAGGTATGCGCAGTGTTGCTTTGGCAGATTTATTCATTCGGGCTGGTGAGAAGGAAACCATTGTTGCAGGTGGTATGGAGTCGATGTCGAATGCCCCATATATTTTACCAAAAGCAAGGGCCGGCTACCGAATGGGTCATGACCAAGTTATTGATTTAATGATTTATGACGGGCTCACTTGTAGTTTCACTGGAGTACATATGGGAACGTATGGGAATAGTACGGCCGAAGAATTACAGCTCTCACGTGAAAATCAAGATCAATGGGCTTTAGTGAGTCATGAACGTGCTTGTAAAGCTATTGAATCAGGGATCCTTCAAGAAGAAATTATCTCAGTTGAAATTCCACAACGGAAGGGGCAACCACTTATTGTTCATACGGATGAAGCTCCTAGAAAAGACACTTCATTAGAAAAACTCGCAAGCTTAAAACCAGCATTTGATAAGAACGGAACGGTAACAGCAGGAAACGCGCCTGGGGTGAATGATGGCGCATGTGCCCTCGTGTTAATGAGTGAGGAAAAGGCGGAGAAGGAAGGAAAAAAGCCACTTGCAAAAATCTTGGCTAATGCCTCGATAGCAGTTGAAGCGAAAGATTTCCCAAAAACACCTGGCCTTGTCATTAATCAGTTGTTACAAAAGGTTGGGAAGACAGTAGCGGGCATCGACTTATTTGAAATTAATGAAGCTTTTTCAGCAGTAACTTTAGCGTCTGCCCAAATTGCAGGATTAAACATGGAAAAAGTGAATGTTAATGGAGGAGCGGTTGCTCTTGGACATCCAATTGGTGCCAGTGGGGCTAGAATCATCTTAACATTAGCTTATGAATTAAAAAGAAGAGGTGGTGGCTTAGGTATAGCAGCGATTTGCTCTGGTGGCGGCCAGGGAGATGCCATATTAATTGAAGTACCAAAGCAATAA